The Oncorhynchus mykiss isolate Arlee chromosome 28, USDA_OmykA_1.1, whole genome shotgun sequence genome includes a window with the following:
- the LOC110508852 gene encoding uncharacterized protein LOC110508852 isoform X1 yields MNYSQRVAAWLSSLPVNVVQIICGRFGKLEMISFWLLCWRLLRATAGVKRIKGNEVRESCSASASDTPQEKQQEQESHSGAVAMETSQLSETDELTDYKMDSGETEDQRPLLSESEEECDQEPFAEYRGTKENIKTSVDEPDEDDEHVDGNREEGVLNFGTGQDDFSLKELLNSSSIFGSEPVCKVEDLLAEDDVDNSAPSEVMVTQESILEQLIREEVSSDVSTGSCHDLDRDDLSDCLQVEMAIVSSDSETDDQWRSTFASAVNKEERCDGNAQDALEKDTFAGEAENGAKDETADSPHELEQPVCPTECEIQDQDMSSGQFKVLSEIPEDEEEASQGGACKVRHSTSASSSVSSDPDKKVPQDYCVIQEMTSKNVSTEHVDFQGARKQWRQMEEQTKGQVQVHQPTVRQQGMCQGGHSAMYTPVRNIDRPRRDTELDSLALGDFHHTQFSPCSEDSGLDDLSYRSPYEDSDNPVEREIRQTIEREENFRRERGIAKQGQAGESSAHPRPTTLYPGKYGKGFCQEVEEKRKMFDSSDPGCRPLRSPDAKTPTFSIATSPSPTPRCATYHEMTAQNVIILEPDSYPTSPRHRTRGSLLSPGPSRYSEWPLETSANVIILETSNLIIRSASEFCLSSASCQETQESTFVNNPFFKLRSRSSMSLVDQEIKMVKQREEEWRRQRSQMHTREKYDTVVVSPNLENLSFDTTEVPLKCVSSPSSPSRTRKLDRSTLSCDHRFPESLSTLPRKKNVMAQRWEARLFVNHEQE; encoded by the exons ATGAATTACTCGCAACGCGTGGCCGCTTGGTTGAGTTCTCTACCAGTGAATGTAGTTCAAATAATATGTGGTCGCTTCGGTAAATTGGAGATGATATCCTTCTGGTTGCTCTGTTGGAGGCTGCTG AGAGCCACAGCTGGAGTGAAGAGGATAAAGGGGAATGAAGTGAGAGAGAGCTGCAGTGCCAGTGCCAGCGACACTCCACAAGAGAAACAACAAGAACAAGAATCCCACTCTGGGGCCGTAGCCATGGAGACCAGCCAGCTTTCAGAGACGGACGAGCTAACAGACTATAAAATGGATTCTGGGGAAACGGAGGACCAGAGACCCCTGCTTAGTGAGAGCGAGGAAGAATGTGACCAAGAACCTTTCGCAGAATACAGAGGAACAAAAGAGAACATAAAAACGTCAGTGGATGAACCAGACGAGGATGATGAACATGTGGATGGAAACAGAGAGGAGGGGGTCCTCAACTTTGGGACAGGACAAGATGACTTCAGTCTAAAAGAGTTACTCAACTCCTCAAGTATATTTGGGAGTGAACCCGTTTGCAAGGTGGAAGACCTGCTTGCAGAAGATGACGTGGACAACTCTGCTCCATCAGAAGTGATGGTGACACAAGAGTCCATCTTGGAGCAGCTTATCCGAGAGGAGGTCTCCTCTGACGTTTCTACGGGGTCCTGTCATGACCTTGACCGAGACGACCTGAGTGACTGTCTGCAGGTAGAAATGGCCATTGTGTCATCAGACAGCGAGACTGATGACCAATGGAGGTCCACTTTTGCATCTGCAGTCAACAAGGAGGAAAGGTGTGACGGAAATGCTCAAGATGCTCTTGAGAAGGACACATTTGCAGGGGAGGCAGAGAATGGGGCCAAGGATGAAACTGCAGATAGTCCTCACGAGCTTGAACAACCCGTTTGCCCCACAGAATGCGAGATCCAAGACCAAGATATGTCCTCTGGCCAGTTCAAGGTCTTATCAGAGATTccagaggatgaggaagaggccAGCCAAGGCGGAGCTTGCAAAGTACGTCATTCTACATCTGCAAGCTCTTCTGTAAGCTCTGACCCTGACAAGAAGGTTCCTCAAGACTACTGTGTGATACAAGAAATGACGAGCAAGAACGTTAGTACAGAGCATGTGGACTTCCAGGGGGCTCGGAAGCAGTGGCGCCAAATGGAGGAGCAGACCAAAGGACAGGTCCAGGTCCACCAGCCCACTGTCAGACAGCAGGGGATGTGCCAGGGAGGCCACAGCGCCATGTACACACCCGTCAGGAACATCGACCGACCCAGGAGGGACACCGAACTCGACAGCCTCGCCCTGGGTGACTTTCATCACACCCAGTTCAGCCCATGTTCAGAAGACTCAGGTCTGGATGACCTCAGCTACAGGTCCCCTTACGAGGACTCAGACAACCCTGTCGAAAGGGAGATACGACAGACCATAGAGCGCGAGGAAAACTTCAGGCGGGAGAGAGGGATCGCAAAACAGGGTCAAGCTGGAGAATCATCTGCACATCCCAGACCAACCACTCTCTACCCCGGCAAGTACGGGAAAGGTTTTTgccaggaggtggaggagaaacGGAAGATGTTTGACTCTAGTGATCCCGGATGCAGGCCACTGAGGTCTCCCGACGCAAAAACTCCAACCTTCTCCATAGCCACCTCCCCCTCACCCACACCGAGGTGTGCGACCTACCATGAAATGACCGCCCAAAACGTGATCatcctggagccagactcctacCCCACCAGCCCAAGGCACCGCACCCGAGGATCCCTGCTCTCCCCGGGTCCCAGCCGTTACAGCGAGTGGCCTTTGGAGACGTCAGCCAACGTCATCATTCTAGAGACGTCCAACCTGATCATTCGGAGCGCCTCAGAGTTCTGCCTGAGCTCGGCCTCCTGCCAGGAGACCCAGGAGAGCACATTTGTCAACAACCCTTTCTTCAAACTGCGCTCGCGGAGCTCCATGTCCCTGGTGGACCAGGAGATTAAGATGGTgaagcagagggaggaggagtggaggaggcagaggagccAGATGCACACCAGGGAGAAGTATGACACTGTTGTGGTGTCCCCGAACCTGGAGAACCTGAGCTTTGATACAACAG AAG
- the LOC110508852 gene encoding uncharacterized protein LOC110508852 isoform X2: MNYSQRVAAWLSSLPVNVVQIICGRFGKLEMISFWLLCWRLLRATAGVKRIKGNEVRESCSASASDTPQEKQQEQESHSGAVAMETSQLSETDELTDYKMDSGETEDQRPLLSESEEECDQEPFAEYRGTKENIKTSVDEPDEDDEHVDGNREEGVLNFGTGQDDFSLKELLNSSSIFGSEPVCKVEDLLAEDDVDNSAPSEVMVTQESILEQLIREEVSSDVSTGSCHDLDRDDLSDCLQVEMAIVSSDSETDDQWRSTFASAVNKEERCDGNAQDALEKDTFAGEAENGAKDETADSPHELEQPVCPTECEIQDQDMSSGQFKVLSEIPEDEEEASQGGACKVRHSTSASSSVSSDPDKKVPQDYCVIQEMTSKNVSTEHVDFQGARKQWRQMEEQTKGQVQVHQPTVRQQGMCQGGHSAMYTPVRNIDRPRRDTELDSLALGDFHHTQFSPCSEDSGLDDLSYRSPYEDSDNPVEREIRQTIEREENFRRERGIAKQGQAGESSAHPRPTTLYPGKYGKGFCQEVEEKRKMFDSSDPGCRPLRSPDAKTPTFSIATSPSPTPRCATYHEMTAQNVIILEPDSYPTSPRHRTRGSLLSPGPSRYSEWPLETSANVIILETSNLIIRSASEFCLSSASCQETQESTFVNNPFFKLRSRSSMSLVDQEIKMVKQREEEWRRQRSQMHTREKYDTVVVSPNLENLSFDTTEVPLKCVSSPSSPSRTRKLDRSTLSCDHRFYR, translated from the exons ATGAATTACTCGCAACGCGTGGCCGCTTGGTTGAGTTCTCTACCAGTGAATGTAGTTCAAATAATATGTGGTCGCTTCGGTAAATTGGAGATGATATCCTTCTGGTTGCTCTGTTGGAGGCTGCTG AGAGCCACAGCTGGAGTGAAGAGGATAAAGGGGAATGAAGTGAGAGAGAGCTGCAGTGCCAGTGCCAGCGACACTCCACAAGAGAAACAACAAGAACAAGAATCCCACTCTGGGGCCGTAGCCATGGAGACCAGCCAGCTTTCAGAGACGGACGAGCTAACAGACTATAAAATGGATTCTGGGGAAACGGAGGACCAGAGACCCCTGCTTAGTGAGAGCGAGGAAGAATGTGACCAAGAACCTTTCGCAGAATACAGAGGAACAAAAGAGAACATAAAAACGTCAGTGGATGAACCAGACGAGGATGATGAACATGTGGATGGAAACAGAGAGGAGGGGGTCCTCAACTTTGGGACAGGACAAGATGACTTCAGTCTAAAAGAGTTACTCAACTCCTCAAGTATATTTGGGAGTGAACCCGTTTGCAAGGTGGAAGACCTGCTTGCAGAAGATGACGTGGACAACTCTGCTCCATCAGAAGTGATGGTGACACAAGAGTCCATCTTGGAGCAGCTTATCCGAGAGGAGGTCTCCTCTGACGTTTCTACGGGGTCCTGTCATGACCTTGACCGAGACGACCTGAGTGACTGTCTGCAGGTAGAAATGGCCATTGTGTCATCAGACAGCGAGACTGATGACCAATGGAGGTCCACTTTTGCATCTGCAGTCAACAAGGAGGAAAGGTGTGACGGAAATGCTCAAGATGCTCTTGAGAAGGACACATTTGCAGGGGAGGCAGAGAATGGGGCCAAGGATGAAACTGCAGATAGTCCTCACGAGCTTGAACAACCCGTTTGCCCCACAGAATGCGAGATCCAAGACCAAGATATGTCCTCTGGCCAGTTCAAGGTCTTATCAGAGATTccagaggatgaggaagaggccAGCCAAGGCGGAGCTTGCAAAGTACGTCATTCTACATCTGCAAGCTCTTCTGTAAGCTCTGACCCTGACAAGAAGGTTCCTCAAGACTACTGTGTGATACAAGAAATGACGAGCAAGAACGTTAGTACAGAGCATGTGGACTTCCAGGGGGCTCGGAAGCAGTGGCGCCAAATGGAGGAGCAGACCAAAGGACAGGTCCAGGTCCACCAGCCCACTGTCAGACAGCAGGGGATGTGCCAGGGAGGCCACAGCGCCATGTACACACCCGTCAGGAACATCGACCGACCCAGGAGGGACACCGAACTCGACAGCCTCGCCCTGGGTGACTTTCATCACACCCAGTTCAGCCCATGTTCAGAAGACTCAGGTCTGGATGACCTCAGCTACAGGTCCCCTTACGAGGACTCAGACAACCCTGTCGAAAGGGAGATACGACAGACCATAGAGCGCGAGGAAAACTTCAGGCGGGAGAGAGGGATCGCAAAACAGGGTCAAGCTGGAGAATCATCTGCACATCCCAGACCAACCACTCTCTACCCCGGCAAGTACGGGAAAGGTTTTTgccaggaggtggaggagaaacGGAAGATGTTTGACTCTAGTGATCCCGGATGCAGGCCACTGAGGTCTCCCGACGCAAAAACTCCAACCTTCTCCATAGCCACCTCCCCCTCACCCACACCGAGGTGTGCGACCTACCATGAAATGACCGCCCAAAACGTGATCatcctggagccagactcctacCCCACCAGCCCAAGGCACCGCACCCGAGGATCCCTGCTCTCCCCGGGTCCCAGCCGTTACAGCGAGTGGCCTTTGGAGACGTCAGCCAACGTCATCATTCTAGAGACGTCCAACCTGATCATTCGGAGCGCCTCAGAGTTCTGCCTGAGCTCGGCCTCCTGCCAGGAGACCCAGGAGAGCACATTTGTCAACAACCCTTTCTTCAAACTGCGCTCGCGGAGCTCCATGTCCCTGGTGGACCAGGAGATTAAGATGGTgaagcagagggaggaggagtggaggaggcagaggagccAGATGCACACCAGGGAGAAGTATGACACTGTTGTGGTGTCCCCGAACCTGGAGAACCTGAGCTTTGATACAACAG AAG
- the LOC110508852 gene encoding uncharacterized protein LOC110508852 isoform X3, which yields METSQLSETDELTDYKMDSGETEDQRPLLSESEEECDQEPFAEYRGTKENIKTSVDEPDEDDEHVDGNREEGVLNFGTGQDDFSLKELLNSSSIFGSEPVCKVEDLLAEDDVDNSAPSEVMVTQESILEQLIREEVSSDVSTGSCHDLDRDDLSDCLQVEMAIVSSDSETDDQWRSTFASAVNKEERCDGNAQDALEKDTFAGEAENGAKDETADSPHELEQPVCPTECEIQDQDMSSGQFKVLSEIPEDEEEASQGGACKVRHSTSASSSVSSDPDKKVPQDYCVIQEMTSKNVSTEHVDFQGARKQWRQMEEQTKGQVQVHQPTVRQQGMCQGGHSAMYTPVRNIDRPRRDTELDSLALGDFHHTQFSPCSEDSGLDDLSYRSPYEDSDNPVEREIRQTIEREENFRRERGIAKQGQAGESSAHPRPTTLYPGKYGKGFCQEVEEKRKMFDSSDPGCRPLRSPDAKTPTFSIATSPSPTPRCATYHEMTAQNVIILEPDSYPTSPRHRTRGSLLSPGPSRYSEWPLETSANVIILETSNLIIRSASEFCLSSASCQETQESTFVNNPFFKLRSRSSMSLVDQEIKMVKQREEEWRRQRSQMHTREKYDTVVVSPNLENLSFDTTEVPLKCVSSPSSPSRTRKLDRSTLSCDHRFPESLSTLPRKKNVMAQRWEARLFVNHEQE from the exons ATGGAGACCAGCCAGCTTTCAGAGACGGACGAGCTAACAGACTATAAAATGGATTCTGGGGAAACGGAGGACCAGAGACCCCTGCTTAGTGAGAGCGAGGAAGAATGTGACCAAGAACCTTTCGCAGAATACAGAGGAACAAAAGAGAACATAAAAACGTCAGTGGATGAACCAGACGAGGATGATGAACATGTGGATGGAAACAGAGAGGAGGGGGTCCTCAACTTTGGGACAGGACAAGATGACTTCAGTCTAAAAGAGTTACTCAACTCCTCAAGTATATTTGGGAGTGAACCCGTTTGCAAGGTGGAAGACCTGCTTGCAGAAGATGACGTGGACAACTCTGCTCCATCAGAAGTGATGGTGACACAAGAGTCCATCTTGGAGCAGCTTATCCGAGAGGAGGTCTCCTCTGACGTTTCTACGGGGTCCTGTCATGACCTTGACCGAGACGACCTGAGTGACTGTCTGCAGGTAGAAATGGCCATTGTGTCATCAGACAGCGAGACTGATGACCAATGGAGGTCCACTTTTGCATCTGCAGTCAACAAGGAGGAAAGGTGTGACGGAAATGCTCAAGATGCTCTTGAGAAGGACACATTTGCAGGGGAGGCAGAGAATGGGGCCAAGGATGAAACTGCAGATAGTCCTCACGAGCTTGAACAACCCGTTTGCCCCACAGAATGCGAGATCCAAGACCAAGATATGTCCTCTGGCCAGTTCAAGGTCTTATCAGAGATTccagaggatgaggaagaggccAGCCAAGGCGGAGCTTGCAAAGTACGTCATTCTACATCTGCAAGCTCTTCTGTAAGCTCTGACCCTGACAAGAAGGTTCCTCAAGACTACTGTGTGATACAAGAAATGACGAGCAAGAACGTTAGTACAGAGCATGTGGACTTCCAGGGGGCTCGGAAGCAGTGGCGCCAAATGGAGGAGCAGACCAAAGGACAGGTCCAGGTCCACCAGCCCACTGTCAGACAGCAGGGGATGTGCCAGGGAGGCCACAGCGCCATGTACACACCCGTCAGGAACATCGACCGACCCAGGAGGGACACCGAACTCGACAGCCTCGCCCTGGGTGACTTTCATCACACCCAGTTCAGCCCATGTTCAGAAGACTCAGGTCTGGATGACCTCAGCTACAGGTCCCCTTACGAGGACTCAGACAACCCTGTCGAAAGGGAGATACGACAGACCATAGAGCGCGAGGAAAACTTCAGGCGGGAGAGAGGGATCGCAAAACAGGGTCAAGCTGGAGAATCATCTGCACATCCCAGACCAACCACTCTCTACCCCGGCAAGTACGGGAAAGGTTTTTgccaggaggtggaggagaaacGGAAGATGTTTGACTCTAGTGATCCCGGATGCAGGCCACTGAGGTCTCCCGACGCAAAAACTCCAACCTTCTCCATAGCCACCTCCCCCTCACCCACACCGAGGTGTGCGACCTACCATGAAATGACCGCCCAAAACGTGATCatcctggagccagactcctacCCCACCAGCCCAAGGCACCGCACCCGAGGATCCCTGCTCTCCCCGGGTCCCAGCCGTTACAGCGAGTGGCCTTTGGAGACGTCAGCCAACGTCATCATTCTAGAGACGTCCAACCTGATCATTCGGAGCGCCTCAGAGTTCTGCCTGAGCTCGGCCTCCTGCCAGGAGACCCAGGAGAGCACATTTGTCAACAACCCTTTCTTCAAACTGCGCTCGCGGAGCTCCATGTCCCTGGTGGACCAGGAGATTAAGATGGTgaagcagagggaggaggagtggaggaggcagaggagccAGATGCACACCAGGGAGAAGTATGACACTGTTGTGGTGTCCCCGAACCTGGAGAACCTGAGCTTTGATACAACAG AAG